Part of the Oncorhynchus keta strain PuntledgeMale-10-30-2019 chromosome 31, Oket_V2, whole genome shotgun sequence genome, GTTTACTTACCATTGCATGCAGTGAGCCTAAAGATGCGTTTGCCATTCATACTCTTCAAGAGAGTGCGGTCATGCACCTCGGGTACATAACCAACTTTGTAGGAGTAGTGGAAACTTAAGGAAATAGATGGTAAACGGCAAAAAAACACATTCACACAGTAGTAAGACTGAAGTAGAAATGTCTACTGTAGGCTAGTATATTGGGCACTATACCGGTTACATATGCACTGAATGGGGAGGTTGAGAGGTATGGCTCTTATCATTGGCCCTTGTGGTTCTGGAGAAAGGTGAAGTGAGCTGGAGTACACCAGCTGGCCATTCATGGTCTGGAAGTCATTAACAGAATAAAGAGTACATATTTTAGGGTCAGTTTAAGAGTGTGCTCCAAATGGATAGTGAGGGCAAAATGTATCCCAACACATCTTACCGTTTGAGTACTGCCACAGTCATTCAAGTCATAATGGAAGTAAAAGAAAAGTGGGGTGCCCAGGAAGAGCATGGAGGCCAGACACCTAAACCTGAGCTGACCTCTGTTGATGCGCACGGAGATCTGGTTGTTGCACCACACCTCCACTCCACGCGGATTACGCACGGGAGAGAAGTGGTTGCGCTCTGGACTATTTTGTGGCGGAAGCAAGAGGTTGGTCAAGATACTGGGGAAACGTATTTTCCTGACGACTGGTCTGAACAAGTCCCAATCGACGACGGGAACCGCAGAGTGCTGGAACATGGGAAGGAAGTAGTATGGTGGTTCTGACCGAGGGTACCGGTGGCATCGTCTTCCCCTATCCGAGGCCCGATCACCCCACGCACTGGTACATTGCCCAGGAGGTGCCGCTCCGCAAATTGGTAGTCTTGATGCTCTTGACCCTCCCATCTGTCAACGTTAAAATCAGCTTCCGCTAGTACTTGTGTGAATGGAAAGCCAGAAAAATCCATACAAATAGACAAAACATCCACGCAACTTGTGCCATGTTCAACGTGACCAAAGCCGCAGAAGAAAAAAATCCGTGTCCAGAGCGCCACGTGGACACACTATTGTTAGCAAACTAGTGACCATTCAAAGATTAATGTTGTAGACGCTTGATAATTGCGCTCAACTGGTTTTGGCGCAACAATTACGCACTTGGCACAC contains:
- the LOC127914318 gene encoding uncharacterized protein LOC127914318 isoform X2, whose translation is MGGSRASRLPICGAAPPGQCTSAWGDRASDRGRRCHRYPRSEPPYYFLPMFQHSAVPVVDWDLFRPVVRKIRFPSILTNLLLPPQNSPERNHFSPVRNPRGVEVWCNNQISVRINRGQLRFRCLASMLFLGTPLFFYFHYDLNDCGSTQTTMNGQLVYSSSLHLSPEPQGPMIRAIPLNLPIQCICNRFHYSYKVGYVPEVHDRTLLKSMNGKRIFRLTACNERWEQLSSEESYMLGEPMYFKAYAAFIPRDGCVC
- the LOC127914318 gene encoding uncharacterized protein LOC127914318 isoform X1, which produces MGGSRASRLPICGAAPPGQCTSAWGDRASDRGRRCHRYPRSEPPYYFLPMFQHSAVPVVDWDLFRPVVRKIRFPSILTNLLLPPQNSPERNHFSPVRNPRGVEVWCNNQISVRINRGQLRFRCLASMLFLGTPLFFYFHYDLNDCGSTQTTMNGQLVYSSSLHLSPEPQGPMIRAIPLNLPIQCICNREMGTIVVRRELHAWGANVLQSLRSFYPQRWVCLLIPALLQHPRTHIPHPAMKSFATLGNQTLTFSHTDVAIAFISILVVGISACMCFRCMVDSSRKGSQSLFFSRESNVLRFTVDAFLSPRITATVRLYDVMVNKCFHNGSE